Below is a genomic region from Actinomadura sp. NAK00032.
GTGCCGGGCGACGATGCCCGCCTTCCGTGCGCGCCTGCGCTCGTACGCGCGCAGGGCCGCGGGCACGTCGCCCGGCGCGGCGCGCAGGGCGGCCGCCAGCGTCCAGGCGTCCTCCAGGGCCTGGTTGGCGCCCTGCGCCCGGGTCGGCGGCATCGAGTGCGCGGAGTCGCCGGCGAGCGTGACGCGCCCCGAGCTCCACCTGCGGGGGACGCGGTGGCGGTAGTGCGGGAACAGCTCCACGTCGCGGTCCCCGACCGCGGCCAGGACGTCGGGCACGGGCGCGCACCAGTGCCCGAAGCGGCGGCGGATCTCCGCCAGCGGCGCGGCGAGCGGCGGCGCGTCCGGCGGCCAGTCCGGCGACCAGGGCATGTCGAACCACCACTGCAGCAGGCCGTCCCCGGCGGGCATGAGCCCGCAGCTCCCGCCCCGGCCCGTGATCATCATGCAGCGGCGCGAGGAGGCCAGCGCGACCGGGACGGGCCCGAGCCCCTGCCAGGTGCCCCAGCCGGTGGGCTCGCCGGGGTCGCGGCCCCACACGTGGGTCCGGACGACCGAGCGCCGCCCGTCGGCCCCGATCAGCAGGTCGGCCTCGGCGGGCGGCCCGGCGGCGAACTCGGCCCGCACCGTCCCGCCCTGCTGGACGACGCCGGTGCAGGCGCGGCCGTACTCGACCACCGTGTCCGGCAGGAGGGCCGCGAGGAGTCCGAGGAGGCGGCGGCGCGGCAGGCAGACGTTGGGGTGGCCGTGCACCCGCGCCGCCCGCGCGACGTCGATGGAGACCAGGCGCCGCCCGTCCGCGCCGTACTGCTCCATGACGTCGATCGGGGCGCCGGCGCCGTCCAGCGCCGCCCCGAGGGCGCGCAGGATGCCGGTCCCGTTGCTCCACAGCGTCACCGCCGCGCCGCCGGTGCGCGGGGCGTCCGCCGCCTCGGCGACCCGCACCTCGTGGCCGTCGGCCAGCAGCGCCGCGGCGGCGGCCAGGCCCCCGACCCCGGCGCCGATGATGAGAACCCGCACGATCGGCCTCCCCGGGACGGCGTCCCTTCACTCTCTCAGCGGGGTCCGCGGTCCGCGCACCGGGGTCGCCGCGGCACGGCGGAAGCCCGCCCCCGGGGAGGCGGGGCGGGCTTCCGGGCGGACTTCGAGCCGCTCGGTCAGGAGCGCACGCCGTAGAGGTGCTCCAGGGCGAGCTGGTCGAGGTGCTCGAACGCGGTGCGGCGGGCGCCGAGGGCCTCGGCGTCGGCGGTGGCGCCGCGGACGGAGCGCCAGTCCTCGCCCTCGGCGAGGGTGGGCCGCGCGAGCTCCTCCACCTTGGCCTGGCGGAGGGCGTCCTGGACGTCGGGGTCGGCGCGGAACGCGCGGACCTTCTCCCGCAGGATCAGCCAGTTGCGCATGCACGCCGCCGCCGACTCCCACACGCCCGCGTCGTCCTCGGTGCGCGGCGGCTTGAAGTCGAAGTGGACCGGGCCGTCGTAGTCGCTGCCGTCGATGAGGTCGACGACCCAGAACGCGCCGCGCGCGTTGCCGGCGCCGAAGCGCAGGTCCTGGTCGTAGCGGGGGCCGTGCTGCCCGTTCAGGTCGATGTGGAACAGCTTGCCCTGCCACAGCGCCTGGGCGAGGCCGTGCGCGTAGTTGAGGCCGGCCATCTCCTCGTGCCCGACCTCGGGGTTCAGGCCGACGGTCTCGGGGCGCTCCAGCGTCTGGATGAACGCGAGCGCGTGCCCGATGGTGGGCAGCAGGATGTCGCCGCGCGGCTCGTTCGGCTTCGGCTCGATCGCGAACCGCAGGTCGTAGCCCTGGTCGGCGACGTAGGCGCCGAGGACGTCGAACGCCTCCTTGTAGCGGTCCAGCGCGGCCCGCACGTCCTTGGCGGCGCCCGACTCGGCGCCCTCGCGCCCGCCCCAGCACACGTAGGTCTTCGCGCCGAGCTCGGCGGCGAGGTCGAGGTTGTCCATGACCTTGCGGAGCGCGAACCGGCGGACGTCGCGGTCGTTGGCGGTGAACGCGCCGTCCTTGAAGACCGGGTGCCCGAACAGGTTGGTGGTGGCGGTGGTGACCACGAGGCCGGTCTCCTCGAGGGCCTTGCGGAACGCGTTGACCTTCTCCTGCCGCTCGCCGGGCGAGGCGTCGAAGTCGAACACGTCGTTGTCGTGGAAGTTGACGCCGTAGGCGCCGATCTCCGCGAGCTCGCGGACGGCGCGGTCGGCGGGCATCGGCGGCCGGGTGCCGGGGCCGAACACGTCGACGCCCTGCCAGCCGACCGTCCAGATGCCGAACGAGAACCGGTCCTCGGGCGTGGGCGTGTAGTCGCTCATGGGTTCCTCCTCAGATCTCCGGGGCGCGGTCGCGCAGCGCCGCGTAGCGCTCGCGGACGGCCGCCCCGGTGCGGTCGCTCGTGTGCTCGGTCGCGGGCGGCGCCGGCCACGCCGGGGGCTCCGGCGTTCCGGCGAGCGCCCAGGCCGCCTGGCGGGCGGCGCCGAGCGCGACGTACTCGGCGGGCTCGGGCACTGTCACCGGCGTCCCGAGGATCGCCGGGGCCAGGGCCTGGACGGCGGCGGACCGGGCGCCGCCGCCGATCAGCAGCGTGCGGCGGGGCCGGACGCCCTGCGCGGCCAGGTGGTCGACGGCGTCGGCGAGCGAGCACAGCAGCGCCTCCACCGCGGCCCGCGCCACGTTCTCCCGCGTCGCGTTGGAGGTGGTCAGCCCCGCGAGGACGCCGGTCGCGTCCGGGCGGTCGGGGGTGCGCTCGCCGTCCAGGTAGGGCAGCAGGGTCAGGCCGCCGGCGCCGGGCTCGGCGGCGAGCGCGAGCGCCGACAGCTCGTCGAGCGACGCGCCGGTCATCGCGGCGGCGGCGGACAGGACCCGCGCGGCGTTCAGCGTGCAGACGAGCGGCAGGAACCGGCCGGTCGCGTCCGCGAACCCGGCGACCAGGCCGGAGGGGTCGGCGGCGGGCGCGTCCGCGACCGCGAACGCCGTGCCGGACGTGCCGATCGAGACGACCACGTCGCCGGGCCGCAGCCCGAGGCCGAGCGCGGCGGCCATGTTGTCGCCGGTGCCGGGCCCGAGGGCGGCGCCCCAGGCGGTCTCGCCGACCGTCTCGCCGGGGGCGGCGACGCGCGGCGGCTCGGCGTCGCGGCCGAGCGCGGCGCGCAGCAGGTCGGGCAGGTAGGCGCCGGTCGCGGGGGACCAGTAGCCGGTGCCGGACGCGTCGCCCCGGTCGGTGACCGGCTCGGCCGCGCCGAGCCGCAGGGTCAGCCAGTCGTGCGGGAGCATGACCCGCTCGGTGCGGCGCGCGTTGTCCGGCTCGTGCTCGGCCATCCAGCGCAGCTTGGTGACGGTGAAGGAGGCGAGCGGCACGCTGCCGGTCCGCTCCGCCCACGTCTTCGGACCGCCGAGCTCCGCGACGAGGGCGCGGGCCTGCGGCGCCGAGCGGGTGTCGTTCCACAGCAGCGCGGGCCGGACGGCCTCGCCGGCGCCGTCGAGCGCGACCATGCCGTGCTGCTGGGCGCCGACGGCGACCGCGTCGGCCCGCTCCAGCAGCTCCCGGGTCTGGGAGAGCGCGTTCCACCAGTGGTCCGGGTGGCACTCGGTGCCGTCGGGATGCGGCGCGGACGCCTCCGCGACCACGGCGCCGTCCGCCGCGCGGCACAGGACGACCTTGGTCGACTGCGTGGAGGAGTCGACGCCCGCGACGAGGCTCTCGGCCATCCCGCCCCCTTTCGTAAAGAGCTTGGACTAATTAACGTAGCAGAGGGCCGTGGCCCTGCCTATAGTCTCGTTTCATTTAGGGTTCATTCATGACAAAGTCAGCGAACGCCCCCGTCCGGCACGCGACGATGCGCGAGCGGAACCTCGCCGTCGTGCTGGAGCGGGTCGCCCGCCACCAGCCCGTGACCAGGGCGCGGCTCGCCGAGCTGACCGGCTTCACCAAGACCACCGTCTCCAACCTCGTCGCCCTGCTGGAGGGCGCCGGGCTGGTGCGGGACGGCGCGCCCGTCCACGAGGGGGAGCGCGGCCGGCCCGGCGTGGGCGTCTCCCTGCACGGCGACGGCGCCGCCGGGCTGGGCCTGGAGGTCAACGTGGACTACCTCGCCGCCTGCGTCCTCGACCTCGCCAAGCAGGTCCGCTACCGGCACGTGGTCAGCGCCGACAACCGGGGCCGCGAGCCCGGCGCGGTGCTCGCCGCGCTGTCCGCGCTCGCCGCCGAGGCGGTCGCGGCCGCCGCCGGGCAGGGCCTCGCCGTCGCCGGCGCGGCGGTGGCGCTGCCCGGCCTGCTCGACCGCGAGAACGGCGTGGTCCGGCACGCCCCCAACCTCGGCTGGACCGACGTCCCCGTCACCGCCGCGCCCGGCCTCGCCGCGCCGCTGCCCGCCGAGTACGACAACGAGGCCAACCTCGCCGCCCTCGGCGAGCTGTGGTTCGGCGGCGGCGCCCGGTTCGGCGACTACGTGCACGTCTCCGGCGAGATCGGGATCGGCGCCGGCATCGTCGTGGACGGGCGGGTGTTCCGCGGCGCGCACGGCTTCGCCGGGGAGCTCGGCCACCTCGTCGCCGAGCCGGCCGGCCCGCCCTGCTCCTGCGGCGGGCGAGGCTGCCTGGAGCAGGTCGCCGGGCAGGAGGCGATGCTGCGCGCGGCCGGCCTGCCGGCGACGCGGCCCGCCGGCGGGCCCGGGGGCTCGGTCGGCCGGCTCGTCGCGCGGCTGGAGGCGGGCGACGCCGCCGCCCTCGGCGCGGTGGCGCGCGCCGGGCGGGCGCTCGGCGGCGCGCTCGCCTCCGTCGTCAACCTGATCGACCCGGACACCATCGTCCTCGGCGGCGTCTTCTCCCCGCTGGCCGACTGGGTGCGGCCCCCGCTGCGGGACGTCCTCGCGGGCGGCTCGGGATCGCTGCGGCGGGGCGTCCCGCCGGTCGAGGTCTCCGGCCTGGCCGAGGGCGCCGCCGTCCTCGGCGCCGCCGGCCTGGTGGTGGAACGCGTGATCGCCGACCCCGCGCTGCTGCTCTAGAGCGGGCCCTGGAGCGGGGTGTACTCGAACCAGGCGAAGTCGGCGTGGTTTGCGCTCGCCCGCCCGTTGGAGGTGGCGTAGAGGCCGATGTAGGCGCCGGTGAAGCCGCCCGCGACCTGGCTGGTCAGGATGTCGCCGTCCACGGGGTCGCCGAGCGGCGTCCAGGTGCCCGGCTCCGCGCTGTAGGACGCCTGGTACCAGCGCCCGTGGGCCTCGAAACCCAGCCCGACCCGTCCGGGAGCGGGCTGCGCCATGGCGAGCACCGTCTCGACGCCCTGCTCGCGCTTCACCAGGAGCACGCCCTGGGGCGCCGACACCAGCAGGACGTGGAAGTCGTTGTTCTGCACGAGCGCGAGCCCCGCCCACTCCTCGTCCGCCGGGGTGAAGTCCAGCGCGGTGAAGGCCGCGAAGTCGTGGTGCTGCTGGCGGCGGCCGACGAAGGAGGGGTTGGCGACGTCCGCGAGGCCCTCCGGGCGGACGCGCAGCCGCAGGTGCCCCGGCCGCTCGGCCAGGCTCCACCACCGCTCGCGCGGCGGCCGCGGCATGTTCCACTCCGGGCCGAGCTCCGGGCCGTCGAACCGCCCGCCGCGCGGCACGGCCGGCCACGGATGCGGCGGCAGCGACGGGACCGGATGGCTCGGCTCGACGCGCCCGCCGGTGACGGGCCAGCCGTCCTCCCAGGCGAGCGGGGCCAGGAAGGTCTCGCGTCCGAGGACGCAGCGGTCGCCGCGGTGCGGGCGCATCGCCAGCAGCACCATCCACCATTCGCCGTCCGGCGTGTCCACCAGGTCGGCGTGCCCGGTGCCGACGATCGGGTGGCCGGTGCCGAAGTTCCGGTGGGTCAGCACCGGGTTGCGCGGGCTCCCCTCGTACGGGCCGGTCACGGTGTCGGAGCGCGCGATCATCACCGCGTGGTCGAGCGCCGTGCCGCCCTCCGCGGTGAGCAGGTGGTACCGCCCGTCGATCTTGTAGAGGTGGGAGCCCTCCGACCAGATCGACCCCTTCACCGCGCCGTCCCAGATCACGTGCTCGTCACCGGTCAGCGCCAGGGCCTCCGGATCGAACTCGCGGAGCCAGATCTCGGTGTGCCCCTCGTACCGCCCGGTCAGCCGGGTGCCGGTGCACCAGGCGCGGCCGTCGTCGTCGAAGAACAGCGACGGGTCGATGCCCGCGCCGTCCAGCCGGTGCGCGTCCGACCACGGCCCCGCCGGGTCGGACGCGGTCATCACGAAGTGCCCGGACCACTCGGCCCCGTCCACCAGGGTGCACACCAGGTAGAAGGTGCCGTCGCGGTGGCGCAGGGTCGGCGCGTACAGGCCGCCGGACGCGGGCACCCCGTCCAGCGGCAGCTGGTCGGGCCGGTCCAGGGCGTGCCCGACCTGCCGCCAGTGCACCAGGTCGCGGCTGTGGAACACCGGCAGCCCGGGGAACCACTCGAACGTGGACGTCACGAGGTAGAAGTCGCCGCCCACGCGGCAGACCGACGGGTCGGGATGGAACCCCGGCAGCACCGGGTTCGAGAACCGGGTCACAGCGGCGTCACCTCGACGGGGACGGTCATGACCCGGTCGGGGCCGGGTTCCCGGACGGGCCCGTCCAGCGTGAACGACCCGCGCAGCGGCAGGTCCGCGCTCGACCGCCCGACCTCGACCCCGACGACGCCCGGCTCGACGACGCGCCGCAGATCGGCCCCCGTGAAGGAGGTCCGGTCGGCGTGCACCTCGAACGCGACCCGGGCCGCCTCGCCCGGCTCCAGCCGCACCCGGGCCCACCCGGCGAGCCGGCGCACCGGCCGCACGACCGACGCGACCGGGTCGGACAGGTACAGCTGGGCGACCTCCGTGCCCGCGCGGTCCCCGGTGTTGCGGACGACCGCGCTCACCGTGACCGCCCCGTCCGTCGCGGCGCGCTCGCCGACCTCCAGGCCGGAGTACTCGAACGTCGTCCAGGTCAGGCCGTGGCCGAACGGGTACAGCGGGACCGGGTCGACGGCGCTCCAGTCGTGCCCGCCGTCCATCAGCGACCGCAGGTAGGTGACCGGCGGGCCGGACGCGCGGCGCGGCACGCTGATCGGCATCCGCCCGGACGGATCGACCCGCCCGGCGAGCACGCCGGCGACCGCCGGGCCGCCCTCCTCGCCGGGGAAGAACGCCTGCACGACGGCGGCGGCGCGGTCGGCGAGGCCCTCGATCGCGTAGGGGCGCCCGGTCAGCATCACCAGGACCGTGGGCGTGCCGGTGTCCAGCACGGCCTCGGCCAGCTCCGCCTGCCGCCCGGGCAGCGCGAGCGTCTCGGCGTCGCAGCCCTCCCCGGAGGTGCCGCGGCCGAACAGCCCCGCCCGGTCGCCGAGCACGAGCACGCACACCCCGGCGTCCGCGGCCGCGTCGGCCGCCGCCCGGATGTCGGCGTCGTCGGCGACGAGCACGTCCTTCGAGCCCGCCACCCGGACGCCGGGCAGCTCGGCGCGCAGCGCGTCCGCCACGGTGCGGATCTCCACGCCGAGCGGCAGCTCGGGGTGGCGGCGGCCGACATGGGCCGGGAAGGTGTAGCAGCCCATCATCCCGAAGGGGTCGTCCGCGAGCGGCCCCGCCACGACGACGCCGTCGCCGGACCGCAGCGGCAGCACGCCGTCGTTGGCCAGCAGCACCACCGACTCCTCGGCCAGCCGCCGCGCGAGCGCCCGGTGCTCGGGCGGGTCCAGGTCCAGGGCCCGGCCGTCGCCGTCGCCGGGCAGGCCGTCCAGCAGGCCGAGTTCGGCCTTCATCGCCAGCACCCGGCCCGCGGCCCGGTCCAGCAGCTCCTCGGGGACGGCCCCCGACCGGACCAGCTCGATCAGCGGCTCGCCGTAGCAGCGGACCGTCGGCAGCTCCATGTCGATCCCGGCGCGCAGCGCCAGGGCGCCGGCCTCGCCCCGCGACCCGGCCACCCGGTGCCGGGTCTCCAGGAACGAGATGCCGAAGTAGTCGGCGACGACGGTGCCGGTGAAGCCCAGCTCGCCGCGCAGCAGCCCGGTCAGCAGCCGCTCGTCGGCGGCGGCGGGCATGCCGTCCACGTCGGTGTAGGAGTGCATGACCGAGCGGGCGCCGCCCTCGCGCAGCGCCATGGCGAACGGTTCGAGGACGACGTCGGCGAACTCGCGCGGCCCCATCGCCACCGGCGCCATGTTGCGGCCCGCGCGGGAGGCGGAGTAGCCGGCGAAGTGCTTCAGCGTCGTGACGACGCCGGCCCGCTCCATGGCCTTCACGTAGGCCGTGCCGAGGACGCCGACGAGATACGGGTCCTCGCCGATGCACTCCTCCGTCCGGCCCCAGCGCGCGTCGCGGACCACGTCCAGCACGGGCGCGAGGCCCTGGTGGACGCCCGCCGCGCGCATGCTCGCCCCGATCGCGGCGGCCATCTCGCCGACCAGGTCGGCGTCGAAGGAGGCGCCCCACGCCGGCGGGCTCGGGAACACGGTCGCGCCCCACGTCATGAAGCCGTTGAGGCACTCCTCGTGCGCGATCGCCGGGATGCCGAACCGGTTGCCGGCGGCGACCGCGCGCTGCAGCTCGCGGAGCCGGGCGGCGCCCTCGGCGGCCGGGACGGGAGCGGTCCCGAACACGCGGGTGAGCTGGCCGAGGCCCCGGTCGACGACCTCGGCGAGCGCCGGGGCGCTCTCGTGCGAGTCGTCCTCCATCGGGGCCACCGGCTCGCCCGGCTCGGCGGGCATCGCCCAGAACCCGGCGAGCTGCCCCGCCTTCTCCTCCGGCGTCATCCGGGCCAGCAGGCCGGCGACCCGCTCGGCGACCGGCGATCCGCGGTCCTGCCAGGGCTCGCGGGTCGCGCTCGCGGCCGGGACGGCTTCGGTCATCGTTCCTCCGTGTGGACCGGCGGGGTGGGGGGCGGCGGCGCGGTGGAGGCGCGGACACGCAGGTCGGTGGCCAGCTCCACGCGCGGGGTCAGCGGCGGGCGGCCGTCCAGCAGCTGCAGCAGGGTGCGGGCCGCGACGCGGCCCATCTCCTCCAGCGGCTGCCGGACGGTCGTCAGCGGCGGCGAGAGCCACTCGCAGGTGGGCAGGTCGTCGAAGCCGACGACGCTGAGGTCCTCGGGAATGCGCAGCCCGGCCAGCCGGGCCGCCTGGTAGGCGCCCATGGCCTGCTCGTCGCTGCCCGCGAACACCGCGGTCGGCGGCTCGGGCAGCTCCAGCAGCTCGCGGGTGCGGGCGAACCCGCCCTGGTGGTGGAAGTCGCCGTAGCGGACGAGGTCCTTGTCGACCTCGATCCCGGCGCGCTCCAGCGCCGTCCGGTAGCCGTCCACGCGGGCCTGGGTGCAGAGCATGTCGGCGGGGCCGCCGACCATCGCGATGCGGCGGTGGCCGAGCTCGATCAGGTGCTCGGTGGCGGCGAGGCCGCCGGCCCAGTTGGTGGCGCCGACGCTGGCGATGTCGGTGTCCGGCAGGTTCACCGGGTCGACCAGGACGAGGCCGACACCGGCCCGCTCCAGCTGCTCGCGGTGGCGGCGCGTCATCCGGGACGTCACCAGGATGACCCCGTCGCTGTGGTGCAGCGCGGGCAGGTTCTGCCAGCTCGGCGGCCGGGCGTCGTCGTCGCGGACGAGCGAGACGACGACGCCGGTGCCGTGCTCGGCGCACTCGGCCTCCACGCCGCGCAGGATCTCCACCGCCCACGGGCTGTCGAGGCCGGCGAGGACCAGGTCGATCAGGCCCGACCTGCGGGCCCGGCGGGAGCCGCCCGGACCCGGGTAGTTGTGGGTGCGCAGCAGCGCCTCCACCCGCTCGCGGGTCGCGGCGGCCACGTCGGTGCGGCCGTTCAGGACCTTGGAGACCGTGGCGGGGGAGACCCCCGCCTCCGACGCGATCAGCGCCAGGGTGGGCCGGGCCGGCGGGTCCGGCATCTCATCGGTGGTGCGCACGGGCACGCTTCACTCCTCCCCGAGGGAAACGATTGCGAACAGTATCGCAATGTTTCGCTCGGTCCTAGCCCCCGCTTGCGACTTCTCAAGATTTCATTTAGGTCAACGGGCGGCGAAGCCTTGACCCTGGGGTGGCCCTTTCTTAGAGTTCCACGGCAACGGCAAGCTCGAAGAGTTTCGAAAAGCTTTCGAAGCGGGACGGTCCCCCCGCCCGCCGGTCCCGGCCAAGCCCACCCCCGATCCAGGAGGCCACCATGGGCATTCCGCACCTGTCGCGCCGTTCGTTCCTGACCGCCGTCTCCGCGGGCACCGTGGCGATCACCGCCGCGCCCCTCCTCGCCGCCTGCGGCGACGGCGACTCGGGGGGCGGCGGCAAGGTCACCATCGAGTGGATGGACATCGCCACCACCGAGCCGTCCAAGACGCTCTACCCGCAGATCGCCAAGGCGTACGAGGCCGCGCACCCGAACGTGCGGATCAAGCTCTCCAACCTGGAGAACGAGGCGTTCAAGTCGAAGATGACCGCGCTGACCGCCTCCGGGAAGCTGCCGGACATCTTCGTCACCTGGGGCGGCGGGGTCCTCAAGCAGCAGATCGACGCCGGCCTGGTCAAGGACGTCGGCTCCGACGGCTCCGCCATCCTGAACACGATGACGCCGGTGTCGCAGAAGCCCTACCAGTTCGACGGCAAGACCTACGCCATCCCGTACGACATGGGCGGCGTGGGCTTCTGGTACAACAAGGCCCTCTTCAGCAAGGCCGGCGTCAAGGACACCCCCAAGACCTGGACCGAGTACCTGGACGCCGTCCGCAAGCTCAAGGCCGCGGGGATCACCCCCATCGCGGTCGCGGGCAAGGACAAGTGGCCCGAGATGTACTACTGGGCCTACCTCGCGATGCGCATCGGCGGCCTGCCCGCGCTGCAGCAGGCCGAGAAGGCCAACGACTTCGGCGGGGCCGGCTTCGTCTCCGCCGGCCAGAAGCTCAAGGAGCTCGCCGACCTGGACCCCTTCCAGAAGGGCTTCCAGAACGCCGGCTACGACACGCCCGGCGGGCAGGCCGCGACCATGGGCGCCGGCAAGGCCGCCATGGAGCTGATGGGGCAGTGGGCGCCCGCGGTGCAGAAGGACGCCTCCGGCAAGGACCTGGGCGAGGACCTCGGCTGGTTCCCCTTCCCGAGCGTGGAGGGCGGCCAGGGCCAGGCGACCGAGGTGTTCGGCGGCGGCAACGGGCACGCGCTCAGCAAGGACGCGCCCAAGGAGGCCCTCGACTTCCTGGGCTTCCTGATGAACATGGAGAACGAGAAGAAGCTCGTCTCCTCCGGCGCGTTCATGCCGGTGGTGAAGGGCGCCGAGAGCGAGCTGGACAAGAACCGCAAGCTGGTCGCCGACGCGCTGAACAGCTCCACCGGGTTCCAGCTCTACCTCGACCAGGCGTTCCCGCCCGCGGTCGGCCAGGAGGTCAACGACAGCGTGGCGGCGCTGATCGGCGGTAAGAAGACGCCCCAGCAGGTCACGGAGTCGGTCACCAAGGTGGCCAAGAGCCAATGACCCTGTCCGCCACGACCGACGACCGGCCGCGGCACGCCGCTCGGGCCCCGCGCAGGCGGGGCCCGGAGGCGTCGGCGGGGGAGCGGCTGCGCGGCTGGGCGTCCAGCACCTGGTTCCTCCTGCCCGCCCTGCTGCTGTTCTTCCTCTTCGTCCTGATCCCGATCTTCGTCGCGTTCTACACGAGCTTCTTCCGCTGGGGCGGCTTCGGCTGGCCCGAGGACTTCACCGGCCTCGGCAACTACCGCAAGCTGGCCGACGACCCCGTGTTCCGCGGCGACCTGTGGCGCGGCCTGCTGATCATCGTGTTCTCGATCGCCGTCCAGCTGCCGATCGCGCTCGGCACCGCGGTCCTGCTGAACCAGCGGATGCGCGGCCGGGCGGTCTACCGGGCGATCTTCTTCGCGCCCTACATCCTGTCCGAGGTGATCGCGGGCGTCCTGTTCGGCATCATCTTCCTGCCGGGCACCGGGCTCGCCGACAAGCTCGTCGGGGACCTGCCGCTGCTCGGCGACCTCGCCGGCCGGTGGTTCGCCGACCCCGACACCGCGCTGCCCACCCTGTTCGCCGTCATGACGTGGAAGTACTTCGGCTTCCACATGATGATCTACCTCGCCGGGCTGCAGGGCATCCCGACGGAGGTCCTGGAGGCCGCCTCGATCGACGGGGCCGGCCCCTGGCGGCGGTTCCGCAGCGTCACGCTGCCGCTGCTCGGCCCGACGCTGCGCATCAGCGTGTTCCTGTCCGTCATCGGCTCCCTCCAGTTGTTCGACCTCGTGTGGGTCACCACGACGGGAGGGCCGACGCACTCCACGGAGACGATGGCCGTCACCATGTTCCAGTTCGGCTTCAAGCGCTACCAGATGGGCTACGCGAGCGCGATCAGCGTCGCCATGTTCCTCATCTGCATGGTGTTCTCCCTGCTGTACCAGCGCTACGCGCTGCGCCGCGACCTGCAGGGCGCGGTCACCAACGCGGGAGGCCGCCGATGAGAGCGGGCACCGCGGGCCGCGGCGCAGCGCGGAGCCTGTCCCGGCACACGCTGGTGTGGGTGCTCGGATCGTTCGTCGTCGTCCCCCTGCTGTACGCGGTGATCTCCGGCTTCAAGACCACCGGCGACCTCACCGCGGACCCGCTGGGGCTCCCGCACCCGTGGAAGGTGTCGAACTACACCGGCATCCTGTCCTCCGGCGACTTCTGGCGGCAGATCGCCAACAGCGTGCTGATCGCCGTCGCCACCACGGTGATCACGGTCGCGGTGTCGGCGCTGGCGGCGTTCGCGTTCGCCCGCTACGCCTTCCGGGGCCGGGAGTTCTTCTTCACGCTGTTCGCGGCCGGGCTGATGTTCCCGCCCGCGGTGGCGGTGCTGCCGCTGTTCGTCCTGCTGCGCTCGTTCGGGCTGCTGGACAACCCGCTCGGCATCATCCTGCCGCAGGCCGCGTTCGCGCTGCCCATCACGATCATCATCCTGCGGTCCTTCTTCCGGACGATCCCCGGGGAGCTGGAGGAGGCCGCCATCATGGACGGCTGCTCGCGGTTCGGGTTCTTCTGGCGCATCCTGCTGCCGATGGCGCGGCCCGCCCTCGGCACCGTGTCCGTCCTCGCCATCGTGACGAGCTGGAACAACTTCTTCCTGCCGCTGCTGGTGCTCGCCGACCCGAAATGGCAGACGATCCCCGTCGGCATCCAGCAGTTCCAGGGGCAGTACTCGACGAACTACGCGCTCGTCATCGCCTACATCGTGCTGGCGATGGTCCCCGCGATCGCCTTCTACGCGCTCGCCGAGCGGCAGCTGATCGGAGGGCTCACCGCCGGCGCCACGAAGGGCTGACCCCGCAGCGAGGCACGGCCCG
It encodes:
- a CDS encoding carbohydrate ABC transporter permease — encoded protein: MRAGTAGRGAARSLSRHTLVWVLGSFVVVPLLYAVISGFKTTGDLTADPLGLPHPWKVSNYTGILSSGDFWRQIANSVLIAVATTVITVAVSALAAFAFARYAFRGREFFFTLFAAGLMFPPAVAVLPLFVLLRSFGLLDNPLGIILPQAAFALPITIIILRSFFRTIPGELEEAAIMDGCSRFGFFWRILLPMARPALGTVSVLAIVTSWNNFFLPLLVLADPKWQTIPVGIQQFQGQYSTNYALVIAYIVLAMVPAIAFYALAERQLIGGLTAGATKG
- a CDS encoding beta-glucosidase; the protein is MTEAVPAASATREPWQDRGSPVAERVAGLLARMTPEEKAGQLAGFWAMPAEPGEPVAPMEDDSHESAPALAEVVDRGLGQLTRVFGTAPVPAAEGAARLRELQRAVAAGNRFGIPAIAHEECLNGFMTWGATVFPSPPAWGASFDADLVGEMAAAIGASMRAAGVHQGLAPVLDVVRDARWGRTEECIGEDPYLVGVLGTAYVKAMERAGVVTTLKHFAGYSASRAGRNMAPVAMGPREFADVVLEPFAMALREGGARSVMHSYTDVDGMPAAADERLLTGLLRGELGFTGTVVADYFGISFLETRHRVAGSRGEAGALALRAGIDMELPTVRCYGEPLIELVRSGAVPEELLDRAAGRVLAMKAELGLLDGLPGDGDGRALDLDPPEHRALARRLAEESVVLLANDGVLPLRSGDGVVVAGPLADDPFGMMGCYTFPAHVGRRHPELPLGVEIRTVADALRAELPGVRVAGSKDVLVADDADIRAAADAAADAGVCVLVLGDRAGLFGRGTSGEGCDAETLALPGRQAELAEAVLDTGTPTVLVMLTGRPYAIEGLADRAAAVVQAFFPGEEGGPAVAGVLAGRVDPSGRMPISVPRRASGPPVTYLRSLMDGGHDWSAVDPVPLYPFGHGLTWTTFEYSGLEVGERAATDGAVTVSAVVRNTGDRAGTEVAQLYLSDPVASVVRPVRRLAGWARVRLEPGEAARVAFEVHADRTSFTGADLRRVVEPGVVGVEVGRSSADLPLRGSFTLDGPVREPGPDRVMTVPVEVTPL
- a CDS encoding extracellular solute-binding protein; this encodes MGIPHLSRRSFLTAVSAGTVAITAAPLLAACGDGDSGGGGKVTIEWMDIATTEPSKTLYPQIAKAYEAAHPNVRIKLSNLENEAFKSKMTALTASGKLPDIFVTWGGGVLKQQIDAGLVKDVGSDGSAILNTMTPVSQKPYQFDGKTYAIPYDMGGVGFWYNKALFSKAGVKDTPKTWTEYLDAVRKLKAAGITPIAVAGKDKWPEMYYWAYLAMRIGGLPALQQAEKANDFGGAGFVSAGQKLKELADLDPFQKGFQNAGYDTPGGQAATMGAGKAAMELMGQWAPAVQKDASGKDLGEDLGWFPFPSVEGGQGQATEVFGGGNGHALSKDAPKEALDFLGFLMNMENEKKLVSSGAFMPVVKGAESELDKNRKLVADALNSSTGFQLYLDQAFPPAVGQEVNDSVAALIGGKKTPQQVTESVTKVAKSQ
- a CDS encoding LacI family DNA-binding transcriptional regulator gives rise to the protein MPDPPARPTLALIASEAGVSPATVSKVLNGRTDVAAATRERVEALLRTHNYPGPGGSRRARRSGLIDLVLAGLDSPWAVEILRGVEAECAEHGTGVVVSLVRDDDARPPSWQNLPALHHSDGVILVTSRMTRRHREQLERAGVGLVLVDPVNLPDTDIASVGATNWAGGLAATEHLIELGHRRIAMVGGPADMLCTQARVDGYRTALERAGIEVDKDLVRYGDFHHQGGFARTRELLELPEPPTAVFAGSDEQAMGAYQAARLAGLRIPEDLSVVGFDDLPTCEWLSPPLTTVRQPLEEMGRVAARTLLQLLDGRPPLTPRVELATDLRVRASTAPPPPTPPVHTEER
- a CDS encoding carbohydrate ABC transporter permease — translated: MTLSATTDDRPRHAARAPRRRGPEASAGERLRGWASSTWFLLPALLLFFLFVLIPIFVAFYTSFFRWGGFGWPEDFTGLGNYRKLADDPVFRGDLWRGLLIIVFSIAVQLPIALGTAVLLNQRMRGRAVYRAIFFAPYILSEVIAGVLFGIIFLPGTGLADKLVGDLPLLGDLAGRWFADPDTALPTLFAVMTWKYFGFHMMIYLAGLQGIPTEVLEAASIDGAGPWRRFRSVTLPLLGPTLRISVFLSVIGSLQLFDLVWVTTTGGPTHSTETMAVTMFQFGFKRYQMGYASAISVAMFLICMVFSLLYQRYALRRDLQGAVTNAGGRR